In a genomic window of Glycine max cultivar Williams 82 chromosome 13, Glycine_max_v4.0, whole genome shotgun sequence:
- the LOC100793427 gene encoding serine carboxypeptidase-like 31 → MSFHNIMDNIVLKMTSLYTLVLLLFLFLSYRPALSFSSRHRQYWGGGGRILSSGEHNGDLVTNLPGQPRVNFQHYAGYVTVNETNGRALFYWFYEAITQPKEKPLVLWLNGGPGCSSVGYGATQEIGPFLVDTDGQGLKFNNFSWNKEANMLFLESPVGVGFSYSNTSSDYDQLGDELTANDAYSFLHNWFQKFPSYRGRTFYIAGESYAGKYVPELAELIHDRNKDPSLYIDLKGILLGNPETSDAEDWMGLVDYAWSHAVISDETHQTIKTSCDFNSTDPWHNEDCSQAVDEVLKQYNEIDIYSLYTSVCFASTASSNDQSMQTSTKRSSKMMPRMLGGYDPCLDGYAKAFYNKPDVQKALHASDGHNLKKWSICNDKIFNDWADSKPSVIPIYKKLISAGLRIWVYSGDTDGRVPVLSTRYSLSSLALPITKSWRPWYHDNEVSGWFEEYKGLTFATFRGAGHAVPCFKPSNSLAFFSSFLNGESPPSTK, encoded by the exons ATGAGTTTCCATAATATTATGGATAACATTGTATTAAAGATGACTAGTTTATACACCTTGGTTCtcctactttttctttttctatcttatAGACCTgctctttcattttcttctagaCATAGGCAATATTGGGGTGGTGGTGGGAGGATATTGAGCTCTGGTGAGCATAATGGTGATCTTGTGACTAATTTGCCTGGTCAGCCTAGGGTGAATTTCCAGCACTATGCTGGATATGTCACAGTCAATGAAACCAATGGAAGAGCACTCTTTTACTGGTTCTATGAGGCTATCACCCAGCCAAAAGAGAAACCATTGGTGCTTTGGCTTAATGGAG GTCCTGGGTGCTCTTCTGTGGGATATGGAGCAACACAGGAGATTGGTCCATTTTTAGTGGACACTGATGGCCAAGGCCTCAAATTTAATAACTTCTCTTGGAACAAAG AAGCCAACATGTTATTCCTGGAATCTCCTGTTGGAGTTGGCTTTTCATACTCAAATACAAGCAGTGACTATGACCAATTGGGAGATGAATTGACAG CTAATGATGCTTACTCTTTTCTTCACAATTGGTTTCAAAAGTTTCCATCATATCGAGGGAGGACATTTTACATAGCAGGGGAGAGCTATGCAG GAAAGTATGTTCCAGAGCTGGCTGAACTCATCCATGATAGGAACAAGGACCCCTCCCTCTATATTGATCTCAAGGGTATTCTG ttGGGTAACCCTGAAACATCTGATGCTGAGGACTGGATGGGTCTGGTTGATTATGCTTGGAGCCATGCTGTGATATCTGATGAAACTCatcaaacaatcaaaacaaGTTGTGACTTTAACAGTACTGATCCATGGCACAATGAAGATTGTAGCCAAGCTGTGGATGAAGTTCTCAAACAATACAATGAAATTGATATCTACAGTCTCTACACCTCTGTCTGCTTTGCCAGTACAGCAAGTTCTAACGATCAATCCATGCAAACTTCCACGAAGCGTTCATCTAAAATG ATGCCAAGAATGTTGGGTGGCTATGATCCATGCCTTGATGGCTATGCTAAAGCATTTTATAATAAACCAGATGTTCAGAAGGCTCTTCATGCCAGCGATGGTCACAATCTAAAGAAATGGAGCATTTGCAA CGACAAGATATTCAATGACTGGGCCGATTCAAAGCCATCTGTTATTCCAATTTACAAGAAGCTTATTTCAGCAGGACTTAGAATTTGGGTTTAtag TGGAGATACAGATGGTAGAGTACCAGTGCTTTCCACAAGGTACAGCTTAAGCTCTCTTGCGTTGCCTATCACTAAATCATGGAGGCCATGGTATCATGACAATGAG GTTAGTGGGTGGTTTGAAGAATATAAAGGGCTTACATTTGCAACGTTTCGAGGAGCTGGGCATGCAGTTCCCTGTTTTAAACCAAGCAACTCACTTGCGttcttctcctcctttctcAATGGAGAATCACCACCTTCTACAAAATAA
- the LOC100793956 gene encoding Caffeoylshikimate esterase, which produces MEEEKEDQKLLTYPHYWGFTPEEDYYKQQGITSTSSFFTTPQGLKLFTRSWLPNPNTPPRALIFMVHGYGNDISWTFQSTPIFLAQNSFSCFALDLQGHGHSQGLKAYVPNVHLAAHDCLSFFNSIRTQNPNLPSFLYGESMGAAISLLIHLVNSETEPKSQPFQGAVLVAPMCKISDNVRPKWPIPQILTFLSRFFPTLPIVPTPDLLYKSVKVDHKKVIADMNPLRYRGKPRLGTVVELLRVTDLLSRRLCDVSLPFIVLHGSADVVTDPNVSRELYREARSDDKTIKVYEEMMHSLLFGETDENVEIVRNDILEWLVARCK; this is translated from the coding sequence atggaagaagaaaaagaagaccaAAAGCTCCTGACATACCCCCACTACTGGGGCTTCACCCCAGAAGAGGACTACTACAAACAACAAGGAATCACATCCACAAGCTCCTTCTTCACCACTCCCCAAGGCCTCAAACTCTTCACAAGATCCTGGCTCCCAAACCCTAACACTCCTCCCCGTGCCCTAATCTTCATGGTTCACGGCTACGGCAACGACATCTCCTGGACCTTCCAATCAACCCCTATCTTCCTCGCCCAAAACTCCTTCTCATGCTTCGCCCTAGACCTCCAGGGCCACGGCCACTCCCAGGGCCTCAAAGCCTACGTCCCTAACGTACACCTCGCCGCACACGATTGCCTCTCCTTCTTCAATTCCATCAGAACCCAAAACCCTAACCTCCCTTCCTTCCTTTACGGCGAGTCCATGGGCGCCGCAATCTCCCTCCTCATCCACCTCGTCAACTCCGAAACGGAACCCAAATCTCAACCCTTCCAAGGTGCCGTTTTGGTGGCCCCCATGTGCAAAATCTCCGACAACGTGCGACCCAAATGGCCAATCCCGCAAATCCTCACTTTCCTATCAAGATTCTTCCCCACTCTCCCCATTGTTCCCACTCCCGATCTTCTCTACAAGTCCGTCAAAGTTGACCACAAAAAAGTCATCGCCGACATGAACCCTTTGCGTTACCGCGGGAAGCCCAGGTTGGGGACTGTGGTGGAGCTTCTTAGAGTCACAGATTTGCTGAGTCGGAGGCTCTGTGATGTGAGTCTTCCGTTTATTGTGCTTCATGGAAGTGCTGATGTTGTTACTGACCCTAATGTGAGTAGAGAGCTTTACCGTGAGGCGAGGAGTGACGATAAGACGATTAAGGTTTATGAGGAGATGATGCATTCGTTGCTGTTTGGGGAAACTGATGAGAATGTTGAGATTGTTAGGAACGATATCTTGGAGTGGTTGGTTGCTAGGTGTAAGTAA